One window from the genome of Acinetobacter sp. ANC 7912 encodes:
- the prpF gene encoding 2-methylaconitate cis-trans isomerase PrpF translates to MTFAPQIKIPATYMRGGTSKGVFFKLEDLPEAAQQPGKIRDQLLLRVIGSPDPYGKQIDGLGNATSSTSKTVILSKSQQPDHDVDYLFGQVSIDQPFIDWSGNCGNLTAGVGSFAISNGLVDSARIPENGICTVHIWQVNIQKTIIAHVPIVNGQVQELGDFELDGVTFPAAEVQIEFLDPADDDAEGGAMFPTGNLVDQLVVPDYGTFEATLINAGIPTIFLKAEDLGYQGTELQEDINSDPAALKKFETIRAYGALKMGLISDISEAAQRQHTPKIAFVSEPKAYVSSGGKAITEQDTDVLVRALSMGKLHHAMMGTVAVSIGTAAAIPGTLVNLAAGGGEREAVRFGHPSGTLRVGAQAVQENGEWKVKKAIMSRSARVIMEGWVRVPPEVLVE, encoded by the coding sequence ATGACTTTTGCCCCGCAAATCAAGATTCCAGCTACCTATATGCGTGGTGGTACCAGTAAAGGTGTTTTTTTCAAACTAGAAGATCTTCCAGAAGCAGCACAACAGCCGGGCAAAATCAGGGATCAGTTGTTATTACGTGTCATTGGCAGTCCAGATCCGTATGGAAAGCAGATTGATGGCTTGGGCAATGCAACCTCCAGTACCAGTAAAACCGTGATTCTGTCAAAAAGCCAGCAACCCGATCATGACGTGGATTATTTGTTTGGGCAGGTCTCAATTGATCAGCCTTTTATCGACTGGAGCGGCAACTGTGGCAACCTGACTGCAGGTGTCGGCTCATTTGCCATTAGCAATGGATTAGTGGATTCCGCACGTATTCCGGAAAATGGCATCTGTACGGTACATATCTGGCAGGTGAATATCCAGAAAACTATTATTGCCCATGTACCTATTGTGAATGGTCAGGTACAGGAACTCGGTGACTTTGAGCTGGATGGCGTGACTTTCCCAGCAGCTGAAGTACAAATTGAATTCCTTGACCCAGCCGATGATGATGCCGAGGGTGGAGCGATGTTCCCAACAGGCAATCTGGTAGATCAGTTAGTCGTTCCAGATTATGGCACCTTCGAAGCGACTTTGATCAATGCTGGGATTCCAACGATTTTCCTGAAGGCCGAAGACCTAGGTTATCAGGGCACAGAACTGCAAGAAGATATTAACAGCGACCCGGCAGCACTGAAAAAGTTTGAAACCATTCGTGCTTATGGTGCATTAAAAATGGGCCTGATTTCAGATATTAGTGAAGCAGCACAACGCCAGCATACGCCGAAGATTGCCTTTGTTTCTGAGCCTAAAGCTTATGTTTCATCTGGTGGTAAGGCGATTACCGAACAGGATACTGATGTGCTAGTACGTGCCTTATCTATGGGTAAGTTGCACCATGCCATGATGGGTACCGTGGCAGTATCGATTGGTACAGCGGCTGCTATTCCAGGTACTCTAGTGAATCTGGCAGCAGGTGGCGGTGAACGTGAAGCGGTACGCTTTGGTCATCCGTCCGGAACTTTGCGTGTGGGTGCGCAGGCAGTACAGGAAAATGGTGAATGGAAGGTGAAAAAAGCCATTATGAGCCGTAGTGCTCGAGTCATCATGGAAGGCTGGGTACGCGTACCCCCTGAAGTGCTAGTTGAATAA
- a CDS encoding polyprenyl synthetase family protein, with amino-acid sequence MSSITELSTHALTQAQHRIQQDLLTALDAFAIPEPLKSAVHHAVMLGGKRVRPALCYATAALKSNQNMAAVRRAAVAIEFIHCYSLAHDDLPCMDNDLLRRGQPTCHAAFGEDTALLAGDILQSMAFEILGSRLFDQGPSVEPAIVLKQMQILATASSKMVNGQVLDLQAEGKKIDQDALETIHRNKTGALISAAIMMAAVTIFEGTDLAIPKLREFGQSLGLAFQVQDDILDIISDTEVLGKTAGKDEMVEKSTYPALMGLDKAQQYAKQLHDQALSALSYFDGQAEELTQITQFLLHRKN; translated from the coding sequence GTGTCATCAATAACTGAGCTGTCAACCCATGCATTGACTCAAGCACAACATCGTATTCAACAGGACCTACTGACAGCACTTGATGCCTTTGCCATTCCTGAACCGTTAAAGTCTGCGGTGCACCATGCGGTGATGTTGGGTGGTAAACGTGTTCGTCCAGCCTTATGCTATGCCACAGCAGCTTTAAAATCTAATCAGAATATGGCAGCGGTACGCCGTGCCGCAGTAGCCATTGAATTTATCCATTGCTATTCGCTGGCACATGATGACCTGCCATGTATGGACAATGATTTACTTCGCCGTGGTCAGCCGACCTGTCATGCGGCTTTTGGTGAAGATACGGCTTTACTTGCTGGCGATATTCTGCAATCGATGGCGTTTGAAATTCTGGGCAGCCGCCTGTTTGATCAAGGTCCATCAGTAGAACCGGCAATTGTGTTGAAGCAGATGCAGATTCTGGCAACTGCGTCTTCAAAAATGGTCAATGGTCAGGTGCTGGATTTACAGGCGGAAGGCAAAAAAATTGATCAGGATGCTTTGGAAACCATTCACCGCAATAAAACCGGAGCACTGATTTCTGCCGCGATCATGATGGCAGCCGTAACGATTTTTGAAGGCACAGATCTGGCAATTCCGAAACTACGTGAATTCGGACAGTCACTTGGTTTAGCGTTCCAGGTGCAGGATGATATTTTGGATATTATTTCCGATACCGAAGTACTAGGTAAAACTGCTGGTAAAGATGAGATGGTTGAGAAATCAACTTATCCTGCGTTGATGGGCTTAGATAAAGCCCAGCAATATGCCAAACAGCTACATGATCAGGCTCTCAGTGCTTTGTCATATTTTGATGGGCAAGCGGAAGAATTGACCCAGATTACTCAATTCCTGTTACATCGTAAGAACTAA
- the putP gene encoding sodium/proline symporter PutP, whose amino-acid sequence MSSLNPTLITFLFYIVAMIAIGLLAYRATSNFSDYILGGRRLGSFVTALSAGASDMSGWLLMGLPGAIYLSGLSEMWIAIGLIIGAWMNWLLVAGRLRVHTEVQHNALTLPDYFSNRFNDQKKVLRIVSACVILIFFAIYCASGMVAGARLFESMFALPYSTALWISAIATISYVFIGGFLAVSWTDTIQATLMIFALLLTPIVTILSFSDLSQMTLALEAARPQAMNVMGNLSFVAIISLLAWGLGYFGQPHILVRFMAADSVKSIPNARRIGMTWMTLCLGGAVAAGFFGIAYFQAHPELAGTVTANPETVFMELTKILFNPWVAGIVLAAILAAVMSTLSCQLLVCSSTLTEDFYKSFLRKNASQKELVWVGRLMVLLIALLAIWMAGNPESKVLGLVAYAWAGFGAAFGPLIILSLFWKRMTLNGALAGMIVGAAVVILWKNLFAATGLYEIIPGFICSMIAIVVVSLMGKAPTAEITDRFEQAERLYNESK is encoded by the coding sequence ATGAGCTCCCTAAATCCAACCTTAATAACCTTCCTGTTCTATATTGTCGCCATGATCGCGATCGGCCTGCTGGCTTATCGTGCGACAAGCAACTTTTCCGATTACATTTTAGGGGGCCGACGTTTAGGTAGTTTCGTCACTGCACTTTCTGCCGGGGCTTCCGATATGAGCGGCTGGCTGCTGATGGGTCTGCCAGGTGCGATCTACCTGTCAGGTCTGTCAGAAATGTGGATCGCCATTGGCCTGATCATTGGTGCCTGGATGAACTGGCTGCTGGTGGCCGGCCGTCTGCGTGTACATACCGAAGTACAACACAATGCCCTCACCTTACCCGACTATTTCTCCAATCGTTTTAATGACCAGAAAAAAGTACTGCGTATCGTTTCAGCCTGTGTAATTCTGATCTTCTTTGCAATTTACTGTGCATCCGGCATGGTCGCAGGTGCACGTCTGTTCGAAAGTATGTTCGCTCTGCCATACAGCACTGCCCTGTGGATTAGTGCGATTGCCACCATCAGCTATGTCTTTATTGGGGGCTTCCTGGCTGTCAGCTGGACCGATACCATTCAAGCAACCTTGATGATCTTCGCGCTGTTATTAACACCGATTGTCACCATTTTAAGTTTCTCGGATTTGTCACAAATGACGTTGGCTTTGGAAGCTGCACGTCCACAAGCTATGAATGTCATGGGCAACTTAAGCTTTGTAGCCATTATTTCCCTACTCGCTTGGGGCCTGGGTTACTTCGGCCAGCCGCATATTCTGGTGCGCTTTATGGCGGCAGATTCAGTGAAATCGATTCCGAATGCGCGTCGTATCGGCATGACCTGGATGACCCTGTGTCTCGGTGGTGCGGTAGCAGCTGGTTTCTTCGGGATCGCTTACTTCCAGGCGCATCCAGAATTGGCGGGTACGGTCACAGCCAACCCTGAAACCGTGTTTATGGAACTGACCAAAATCCTGTTTAACCCATGGGTTGCTGGTATCGTTCTGGCGGCAATTCTGGCAGCAGTGATGAGTACCCTGAGCTGTCAGTTACTGGTGTGTTCTAGTACCCTGACTGAAGACTTCTATAAATCCTTCTTGCGTAAAAATGCGTCTCAGAAAGAACTGGTTTGGGTGGGTCGTCTGATGGTGCTTTTGATTGCTTTACTGGCGATCTGGATGGCAGGTAACCCTGAATCTAAAGTCCTTGGTCTGGTCGCTTATGCATGGGCAGGTTTTGGTGCTGCCTTTGGTCCGCTGATTATTCTGTCGCTGTTCTGGAAACGCATGACATTGAATGGCGCATTAGCCGGTATGATCGTGGGTGCTGCAGTGGTGATTCTTTGGAAGAACCTGTTTGCCGCAACTGGCCTGTATGAAATCATTCCTGGCTTTATCTGTTCAATGATTGCGATTGTCGTGGTCAGCCTGATGGGCAAAGCACCGACTGCTGAAATTACCGATCGTTTTGAACAGGCAGAACGACTGTATAACGAAAGCAAATAA
- a CDS encoding SPFH domain-containing protein: MSVSSIIMLALLAFVAVTIFKGVRIVPQGYKWIVQRLGKYHSTLNPGLNFVIPYIDEVAYKVTTKDIVLDIPSQEVITRDNAVLLMNAVAYINLTTPEKAVYGIENYSWAIQNLVQTSLRSIVGEMDLDDALSSRDHIKARLKASISDDISDWGITLKTVEIQDIKPSHTMQAAMEEQAAAERQRRATVTKADGEKQAAILEADGRLEASRRDAEAQVVLAQASQRAIDMVTQAIGDKEIPVAYLLGEQYVKAMQEMAKSPNAKTVVLPADVLNTIRGVMGRHNP, encoded by the coding sequence ATGAGCGTGAGTTCTATCATTATGCTGGCCCTGCTGGCATTTGTTGCTGTCACCATTTTTAAAGGTGTGCGTATTGTTCCGCAAGGCTATAAATGGATCGTACAGCGTCTGGGTAAATACCATTCCACTCTGAATCCGGGCCTGAATTTTGTCATCCCATATATTGATGAAGTCGCTTATAAGGTCACCACCAAAGATATCGTGCTGGATATTCCGTCTCAGGAAGTAATTACCCGTGATAATGCCGTACTGCTGATGAATGCCGTGGCTTATATCAACCTGACTACACCTGAAAAAGCCGTCTATGGGATTGAAAATTATTCTTGGGCGATTCAGAACCTGGTACAAACTTCCCTGCGTTCAATTGTTGGTGAAATGGATCTGGATGATGCCCTGTCTTCCCGCGACCATATCAAGGCACGTCTGAAAGCCAGCATTTCTGATGACATTTCGGACTGGGGGATTACCCTAAAAACAGTCGAAATTCAGGATATTAAACCATCCCATACCATGCAGGCGGCGATGGAAGAACAGGCTGCTGCAGAACGTCAACGTCGTGCAACCGTGACCAAAGCGGACGGCGAAAAACAGGCCGCAATTCTGGAAGCCGATGGTCGTCTGGAAGCCTCTCGTCGTGATGCAGAAGCCCAAGTGGTTCTGGCTCAAGCTTCGCAACGTGCCATTGATATGGTGACTCAAGCGATTGGCGACAAGGAAATTCCTGTGGCTTATCTGCTCGGTGAACAATATGTGAAAGCCATGCAAGAGATGGCAAAATCTCCAAATGCCAAAACTGTGGTACTTCCGGCCGATGTGCTGAATACCATTCGTGGTGTCATGGGCCGTCATAATCCTTAA
- a CDS encoding NfeD family protein, with amino-acid sequence MEFVLEPWHWFVFGILLILSELILPAFAALWFGIGAIMVGILYWMFPMMGLTTQLLTWIILSVLCTLAWFKFIKPLSVDKTKAGLSREATIGQIGMVIQTDLNNGQVKVRFPLPVLGSDEWDCRTLSPVQVGDRVRVVDILGNDLVVQPHSNN; translated from the coding sequence ATGGAATTTGTTCTCGAACCTTGGCACTGGTTTGTATTTGGCATTCTGCTAATCCTGTCGGAACTTATTTTGCCAGCATTTGCCGCCCTGTGGTTTGGTATTGGAGCGATTATGGTCGGCATCCTGTACTGGATGTTTCCGATGATGGGACTGACCACGCAGCTGCTGACCTGGATCATTTTGTCGGTGCTGTGTACGCTGGCCTGGTTCAAGTTTATCAAGCCACTTTCCGTGGATAAGACCAAAGCCGGACTGTCACGTGAAGCCACGATTGGTCAGATCGGCATGGTGATTCAGACTGATCTGAACAATGGTCAAGTGAAAGTGCGTTTTCCTTTACCTGTACTCGGTTCAGATGAATGGGATTGCCGCACGCTGAGTCCGGTACAGGTCGGTGACCGGGTACGCGTGGTAGATATTCTCGGCAATGATCTTGTGGTGCAACCGCATAGCAATAACTAA
- a CDS encoding patatin-like phospholipase family protein codes for MKIIRYAMISCLGLSLAACDKSSTKPTTTPTIKAREPVIALTLGGGGAKGFAHIGVIKVLESHGIKPKIVTGTSAGSFVGSLYASGKTPFQLQQIALNFKESDIRDLTLNRQGIIAGQKLQDYVNKQIANKPIEQFPIRFAAVATRLDTGRKADFIKGNAGQAVRASCSIPNVFVPATIGGKQYVDGGLVSPIPVKTAKDMGADIIIAVDISARPDGSKAMNIFGLLDQTLNIMGQRSINEELNQANVVIQPKVGHIGTLDLKASNETILEGEKAAQLKIRAIEKLISDFSKSPATLQPSAKPKF; via the coding sequence ATGAAAATAATTCGTTATGCCATGATTAGCTGTCTGGGCTTGAGCCTGGCAGCCTGTGATAAAAGCTCGACCAAACCCACAACAACGCCGACCATTAAAGCCCGTGAACCAGTGATTGCTCTTACCTTGGGTGGCGGTGGTGCCAAGGGATTTGCTCATATTGGAGTGATTAAAGTTTTGGAATCACATGGTATTAAACCGAAAATTGTCACAGGAACCAGTGCCGGAAGTTTTGTGGGCAGTTTGTATGCCAGTGGTAAAACACCTTTCCAATTACAGCAAATTGCACTGAATTTTAAAGAATCAGATATTCGTGACCTGACCTTAAACCGTCAAGGCATTATTGCCGGACAAAAGCTGCAAGATTATGTAAATAAGCAGATTGCCAATAAGCCGATTGAACAGTTCCCGATCCGTTTTGCCGCGGTCGCAACCCGTTTGGACACGGGTCGCAAGGCTGATTTTATTAAAGGCAACGCTGGTCAGGCAGTTCGTGCATCTTGCAGCATTCCAAATGTCTTTGTCCCTGCCACGATTGGCGGTAAACAGTATGTCGATGGTGGTTTGGTCAGCCCGATTCCGGTAAAAACCGCGAAAGACATGGGCGCGGATATTATCATCGCGGTAGATATTTCTGCCCGTCCGGATGGTAGCAAAGCCATGAATATATTTGGCTTGCTGGATCAGACCCTGAATATCATGGGACAGCGAAGTATTAATGAAGAGCTGAATCAGGCCAATGTGGTGATTCAACCCAAGGTCGGACATATTGGTACACTGGATTTAAAAGCCAGCAATGAAACCATTTTGGAAGGTGAAAAAGCAGCCCAACTAAAAATACGTGCTATTGAAAAACTGATAAGTGATTTCAGCAAATCACCTGCCACTTTGCAACCATCAGCTAAGCCAAAGTTCTAG
- a CDS encoding 1-acyl-sn-glycerol-3-phosphate acyltransferase encodes MAKKSFPTLPPLVPGRGSKFSRAFYKKLFLAQGWQMVGEFPNLPKAVAIISPHTSNFDAWLGFNALLGLGIQITIFGKDSLFRTPLKPILEWIGVVPVVRDTPQGQTKQIVDVINKTNHIWVGMAPEGSRKAPEKIRSGFYHIAKAAKLPIVMFSFDYDHKIIHILGVYHITGDYDYDLEQIYKHYEGKISAKNPDWIAKPLRKLVKKD; translated from the coding sequence ATGGCAAAAAAATCTTTCCCTACCCTCCCACCGCTCGTTCCTGGACGTGGTAGTAAATTTAGCCGTGCTTTTTATAAAAAACTTTTTCTGGCACAAGGCTGGCAAATGGTAGGTGAATTCCCCAATCTTCCCAAAGCTGTTGCCATCATTTCCCCGCATACCTCGAACTTCGATGCCTGGCTGGGCTTTAATGCCCTACTGGGCTTAGGCATTCAGATCACGATTTTTGGTAAAGACAGCCTGTTCCGAACCCCACTGAAACCGATTTTGGAATGGATTGGTGTGGTTCCGGTAGTACGTGATACCCCACAAGGTCAAACCAAACAGATTGTCGATGTGATTAACAAAACCAATCATATCTGGGTGGGGATGGCTCCCGAAGGTTCTCGCAAAGCCCCTGAGAAAATTCGTAGTGGTTTCTATCATATTGCTAAGGCAGCCAAATTGCCGATCGTGATGTTTTCCTTTGATTATGATCATAAGATCATTCACATTTTGGGTGTTTACCATATTACTGGTGATTATGACTACGATCTGGAGCAGATCTATAAGCATTATGAAGGCAAGATTTCCGCCAAAAATCCAGATTGGATCGCCAAGCCACTACGTAAACTGGTGAAAAAGGACTAG
- a CDS encoding MFS transporter, whose translation MPVTRNIYLLLFSLYWAQGLPVGFMTHALPVILRAQGVSLTHIGGFGLLMLPWSIKVFWAPLVDRYGSAAKGHYRSWIIPTQLLSVIVLIILSFMPIDALNQPVYLLAFFVALLFMNGVGATQDIATDGLAVNILKNEQQHWGNTFQVIGSRLGFIVGGGAILWLLDILQWQTTFLILAALVFLNTLPVLLYKEPQRYSLDHSTSEQKFQIKSYFQYFIQQPELRCWLAVLITFKIADGLSGPLLKPLMVDLGLSFSQIGIYVTMLGAFAALIGAGLAGWCLKIFSRTRTLLVFSIIKIMSLMAYAWLAMQYEAKQSVAPVVIYIVNAAEDMISAMLLVVMLTLVMQYSRKHLAGTDFTFQVAIMATVSGGLYSISGILGDKLGYQNYLYGIVFIAILCLIPINGWMKQRESDLKMI comes from the coding sequence ATGCCTGTTACGCGCAATATTTACCTGTTGCTGTTTTCTTTGTACTGGGCGCAAGGTTTGCCAGTGGGATTTATGACACATGCACTTCCAGTCATTCTACGTGCTCAAGGCGTATCTTTAACCCATATCGGTGGATTTGGCCTGTTGATGTTGCCTTGGTCGATCAAAGTTTTTTGGGCGCCGTTGGTAGACCGGTATGGTTCAGCTGCAAAAGGGCATTATCGTAGCTGGATTATTCCGACACAGCTGTTGTCGGTCATCGTACTGATCATCCTGTCTTTTATGCCGATCGATGCATTGAACCAGCCAGTGTATCTGTTGGCTTTTTTTGTGGCGTTGCTGTTTATGAATGGCGTTGGGGCGACACAGGATATTGCCACCGATGGACTTGCCGTCAATATTCTAAAAAATGAACAGCAGCATTGGGGTAATACTTTTCAGGTGATTGGTTCACGGCTGGGGTTTATTGTCGGTGGTGGAGCAATTCTGTGGTTGCTGGATATTCTGCAATGGCAAACCACATTTCTGATTTTAGCTGCTTTAGTTTTTCTCAATACATTGCCGGTACTGCTTTATAAAGAGCCACAAAGGTATTCACTAGATCATTCAACGTCTGAACAAAAGTTTCAAATAAAAAGCTATTTTCAGTATTTTATCCAGCAACCAGAATTACGCTGTTGGTTAGCGGTTCTAATCACTTTTAAAATTGCTGATGGCTTATCTGGGCCTTTACTCAAACCGTTGATGGTGGATCTAGGACTCAGTTTTAGCCAGATCGGGATTTACGTCACTATGCTCGGTGCATTTGCAGCACTGATCGGAGCAGGATTGGCGGGCTGGTGTTTGAAAATATTTTCCCGTACCCGAACTTTACTGGTGTTTTCAATCATTAAGATTATGAGCCTAATGGCTTATGCCTGGCTAGCCATGCAATACGAGGCCAAGCAGTCAGTTGCACCTGTGGTGATTTATATAGTGAATGCAGCTGAAGACATGATTTCTGCCATGTTACTAGTTGTAATGCTAACGTTAGTAATGCAATACAGCCGTAAGCATTTAGCAGGCACAGACTTCACTTTTCAAGTCGCGATTATGGCGACGGTTAGTGGTGGACTTTATAGTATTAGTGGAATATTAGGGGATAAGTTGGGCTATCAGAATTATCTGTATGGCATCGTTTTTATTGCAATATTGTGCTTAATCCCGATAAACGGTTGGATGAAACAACGTGAAAGTGATTTAAAAATGATCTGA
- a CDS encoding porin — protein sequence MKTKLATAIALSLLAGTTFAAPTFYGEIDASVDYLPEDNASPVSDKDVVELSSNSSFVGLKGEEKLTDRLSGIYAIEWAFNSDGEGDDWSKRNRFVGLKDAKLGTLKIGAHDTPLKQLSSPVDTFNNYVGNRADVNGIFTGESRVANAVVYEAPAIALSEGKIKVNALLATGENSGIKSDKGVVKTANRGLGDAWSASVVYDSPVVVAGIAYDKAIPTNFLGRGFSNASAPEVLVNAEGTPLAAFAAANTVRAIGRVNLDGGLALKALYQTSEVEEVNGNTGASAAIDDAQGWLIGAEYNLPNAQAWTVKGQYSQNSTSFKENGISDFDAQQILVGADYAFSKQVKAYGYAGYLTLEQGSDETKQPVLGTGLEYKF from the coding sequence ATGAAAACTAAGTTAGCAACAGCGATTGCATTAAGCCTTTTAGCGGGGACAACTTTTGCAGCACCAACTTTTTATGGTGAAATTGATGCATCTGTAGATTACTTACCTGAAGATAATGCTTCTCCAGTATCAGATAAAGATGTAGTTGAACTAAGTTCAAATAGCTCATTCGTTGGTTTAAAAGGTGAAGAAAAACTGACTGATCGTTTAAGCGGTATTTATGCGATTGAATGGGCATTTAATTCTGATGGCGAAGGGGATGACTGGTCTAAGCGTAACCGTTTTGTTGGTTTAAAAGATGCAAAACTAGGTACATTAAAAATTGGTGCACATGATACTCCATTAAAACAATTGTCTAGCCCGGTAGATACTTTCAATAACTATGTAGGTAACCGTGCTGATGTAAATGGTATTTTCACAGGTGAAAGCCGTGTAGCAAATGCAGTAGTTTATGAAGCTCCAGCAATTGCTTTGTCTGAAGGTAAGATTAAAGTTAATGCTTTACTGGCAACTGGTGAAAATTCAGGAATTAAATCTGACAAAGGTGTAGTTAAAACTGCAAATCGTGGTTTAGGTGATGCTTGGTCTGCTTCCGTAGTCTATGACAGCCCTGTAGTTGTTGCGGGTATCGCTTATGACAAAGCAATTCCAACTAACTTCCTAGGGCGTGGTTTCAGTAATGCTTCTGCACCAGAAGTTCTTGTAAATGCTGAAGGTACTCCACTTGCAGCTTTTGCTGCAGCTAATACAGTTCGTGCAATTGGGCGAGTTAATTTAGATGGTGGTTTAGCATTAAAAGCGCTTTATCAAACTTCAGAAGTAGAAGAAGTTAACGGGAATACGGGTGCTTCAGCAGCTATTGATGATGCTCAAGGTTGGTTAATTGGTGCTGAATATAATCTACCAAATGCACAAGCATGGACAGTTAAAGGTCAATATAGTCAAAATTCTACAAGCTTTAAGGAAAATGGTATATCTGACTTTGATGCACAACAAATCTTAGTAGGTGCAGATTACGCGTTCAGTAAACAAGTTAAAGCATATGGTTATGCGGGTTATTTAACATTGGAACAAGGTTCTGATGAAACTAAACAACCAGTTCTAGGTACTGGTCTAGAATACAAATTCTAA
- a CDS encoding HAD family hydrolase produces the protein MTIRAVLFDLDNTLTHRDLSVQAYSRYLAEHYSHALDLVDVAKITEIVRRIDNGGYPKKELLTHSTIGGSVAFALLQELSWQSQPPLEELSNFWFQNFGQFAIAMPQAENLLQSLKAADYKLAIISNGGHDTRMNIIKGLGFGHYFDEIVSSELVGISKPNPEIFLHTAQKLEVTPEHCLYIGDHPINDIQGAENAGMQSLWMEGFHTPVQPIERKIQNLVEVLDYLKA, from the coding sequence ATGACCATACGTGCTGTTTTATTTGACTTGGACAATACATTAACCCATCGCGACCTAAGTGTGCAGGCGTATAGCCGATATCTGGCAGAGCATTATAGTCATGCGCTAGATCTGGTCGATGTTGCAAAAATTACCGAGATCGTACGCCGTATTGATAATGGCGGATATCCTAAAAAAGAACTACTCACACACTCCACGATTGGTGGATCAGTTGCTTTTGCCTTGCTTCAAGAATTGTCTTGGCAATCTCAGCCGCCATTAGAAGAACTGAGCAATTTCTGGTTTCAGAATTTTGGTCAGTTTGCCATAGCCATGCCGCAGGCAGAAAACTTATTGCAATCACTTAAAGCTGCAGATTATAAGCTGGCCATTATTTCTAATGGTGGGCATGACACCCGGATGAATATCATTAAAGGGCTTGGATTTGGTCATTATTTTGATGAAATTGTCAGTTCGGAATTGGTCGGGATCAGCAAACCGAATCCCGAGATTTTTCTACATACTGCACAGAAGCTCGAAGTTACCCCAGAACATTGTCTATATATCGGTGATCACCCGATCAACGATATTCAAGGGGCAGAAAATGCGGGTATGCAAAGTTTATGGATGGAAGGCTTTCATACTCCTGTGCAACCGATTGAAAGAAAAATCCAGAATCTGGTCGAAGTGCTAGATTATCTCAAAGCTTAA
- a CDS encoding YetF domain-containing protein: MDWASIFIHDTTWAFAAEISVRAILMFSMIIIFLRLTGKRGVRQLSIFELAIILSLGSIAGDPMFTEDLPLIQALLIMSIVIFLYRLVTWLMMKYQPFEDLLEGKSLYIVEDGELVLEKIKRGKMSHDEFFAEMRQQGVEHLGQVRVGLLENDGKFSILFFSNDQVRYGLPLFPKACQEITEVKPHTHYACVYCGYTDFLQSAEQICPRCDSCHWTEAINTQRQT, translated from the coding sequence ATGGATTGGGCCAGTATTTTTATTCATGACACCACCTGGGCTTTTGCTGCTGAAATTAGCGTGCGTGCCATCCTCATGTTCAGCATGATCATTATTTTTTTACGTCTGACTGGAAAACGTGGTGTGCGCCAGCTGTCAATTTTTGAACTGGCGATTATTCTATCGCTGGGTTCAATTGCCGGCGACCCGATGTTCACCGAAGATCTGCCGCTGATTCAGGCCCTGCTAATCATGAGCATCGTGATTTTCCTGTATCGTCTGGTGACCTGGTTAATGATGAAATACCAACCCTTTGAAGATCTGCTGGAAGGTAAGTCACTGTATATTGTCGAAGATGGTGAGCTGGTCTTAGAAAAGATTAAGCGCGGTAAAATGTCGCATGATGAATTCTTTGCCGAAATGCGCCAGCAAGGGGTCGAACATCTGGGACAGGTACGGGTCGGTTTACTCGAAAATGATGGCAAGTTTAGCATCCTGTTTTTTTCCAATGATCAGGTGCGTTACGGTTTGCCCCTGTTTCCCAAAGCCTGTCAGGAAATTACCGAAGTCAAACCGCATACCCATTACGCCTGCGTATACTGTGGCTATACCGATTTTTTGCAAAGTGCCGAGCAGATCTGCCCGCGTTGTGACAGCTGTCACTGGACTGAAGCCATCAATACCCAGCGCCAAACTTAA